The Meiothermus ruber DSM 1279 genome includes the window CTCTTCAATGGAGGTCTGCAAGTACAACAGGTGAGATCCAATGGTAAAGACGGCGCGCCGCCCCTGGGCGGTATTCTCAAAAAAACCCGACTGCCCCAAAAGCCGGCGGAAGCGAAGCGTTTGACCCAGCAGGTTAGGGGTATGCAAACAAAGCGCATGCAAACCGACCACCCCATTGGGGTGCTGGGATGGAAGGTGGATGGGTTGTGGCATCAGCGGGTTGAAAAGTAAGGGCAGTGGAAACCAGGGCAGGGCCAGGTGCGGACACCATCCTCCCAGGGTCTCATAGCTCAGATCCTGGGCCCGGAGGTGGGCCTCGAGCTCAGCAAAAGAAGCTTTCGGGGTAAGGCAAAAGTCCAGCAAGCGGCGTTGTTTGTATTGAACCAGGCGGCTTTGCAGAATCTCCCCTCCTTTAGCCAGGAAGCGCTCCAGCCCACCTTGGCGCGGTAAAAACTCCAGCAATACGCCATCGGGCAGGTATATCCAAGCCCCGCCCCAATGGGGGCTGCTCACCACTGCAAAACCGAGGTCGCGAAAGCTTTGCACGGCCGCCTCGAGGTTCTCAAAGCGAAGCAAGATATGGGAAACGCGAAATTCAAGCATTCACACCCCCCACGCCAGACCAGGTTGCAAACCCCCCAGCAAGCGCATCTTCCTGAGACCTCCTTCACTCAGAGCACCCTGCCGCCCCGCCTCAAGGCAGGCCGATCGCCGTGCGGCCGCGTGGCCGTGGTAAAGAAAATGCATTTCTCCGCCCAGATTAGTCGGATTTTGGGCTCGAGGCGCACCCTTCCCATAGGAACAATCCCTACCTGCAAAGGCTTGAATCCAGCAAGCCACCTGGGGGTTTAGCCATCGCCGAGCGACCGTCTGCGAAGGTTCAGGAGGTTGCAGGGCTTGGCTTAGCACCACCAACACCCCTACTCCCTCCAGACCACCTTCTCTTCCCACGGCTTGCGGCGGGCTTTTGGCCATGGAATTGCCGGTCGGCCAACATATAGGAAACCC containing:
- a CDS encoding glyoxalase/bleomycin resistance/dioxygenase family protein is translated as MLEFRVSHILLRFENLEAAVQSFRDLGFAVVSSPHWGGAWIYLPDGVLLEFLPRQGGLERFLAKGGEILQSRLVQYKQRRLLDFCLTPKASFAELEAHLRAQDLSYETLGGWCPHLALPWFPLPLLFNPLMPQPIHLPSQHPNGVVGLHALCLHTPNLLGQTLRFRRLLGQSGFFENTAQGRRAVFTIGSHLLYLQTSIEEGLQTLILRTRHPLEGGLDRAQTQGVAIYLLGDPILEPVLGDEKGER